Within the Plesiomonas shigelloides genome, the region GCAGGGCAGCAAACATCATCTGAATTTTTTTGAACATGGAAGGCATCTCTGAATTTCTTGAAAACGGTGGCAAAGAATACCGTTTACATTCTGAAAAATCGAGTCAGAACGTGCTTCATCGCACAGAAAGCCTTATTTTATCTTGTCAACGTGGGGAGAACTGTGCCGTACAAAGCACTTTTTCATCGGCAGAGAAAGCAAGATAGATTAGTAAAAACAACGTATTACGGGATGCTTTAGGTGTCGAGCCAATACTTAATTTGATTGCGCCCCGATTTTTTGGCGTGATACAGCGCTTGGTCGACGCGGTCCAGCAATTCATCGCCTGTTTCATTACTGGGCGTTATAGAAACAACCCCAATACTCACGGTAACAATATTGCCGGTGTCCGGCGACATATTGTGCGCCCATTGTTGCTGGCGAATTTTCTGGCAAAGGAACTCGCCGTACTGGCGAATTTCGCCTTCGTTGGTATTGGGCAAAATAATGGCAAACTCCTCACCACCGTAGCGATATACACGCTCAGAGGCGCGCCGAGTCGTGGATTGCAGTACTCTCGCCAGTCGTTTCAGGCAGCTATCGCCCTCTAGGTGACCATAAAAATCGTTGTACAGTTTGAAGTGATCCACATCCAGCAGCGCTAACCCCAGCGGCTGGCTGGTGCGCGCATGGCGGCGGATTTCATTATCTAAATCCACGTTCAGCGCGCGTCGGTTATACACTTCCGTCAGACCATCTAAGTTGACTTGCTGGCGCAGTAAATCCGCCTGTTTTTTCAAACTCAGCTGAATCCCCACGCGGGTTTTGACCACCGTGGCATTAAAGGGTTTGGTGATAAAATCGACCGCGCCACTTCTTAGCGCTTCGATCTCTTCTTGTGGATTGTGGTATTTGGTGATGAAAATCACGGTGATATCGCGGGTGAGCGGATCTTGCTTGAGCATTTTGCAGGTATCAAAGCCGCACAGCCCGGGCATTTCGATATCCAGCACAATCAAATCGGGCTGCCTTTCACGTGCGACATGCAGCGCGGTTAACCCATCCATCGATACCAGTATTTCACCATACGGCTTGAGGATCGTGCTCAGCAGCATCAGCGTGGCGCGCGAGTCATCAACCAGCAAAATGCGCGGGATGTAGCGGATAGGGGCGTATTCCATGACATGCTCCGAAAGCGGCCGGCATTGAGCACCAAAATAACCATCATGCATGATTGCGATGACAGTTATCTTGCTTCTGTCTGCCGGCCGACAGCGGGGCCGCTCACTGCGCTGCGCTAGCTTGCGCTCCCCTCTGCATAACGGCAGACAATTTTTTGTGTCAGTGAACTGAGTTCGTTCAACATTCTGTTAATTAAGCCTAGCTGTTGCAGAACAAAACGCGAGTCCGAATCTTGCAGATCTTGCTCTAAAAGTGACTGTGCAAATTGCTGCGTATTGTTGTGCTCAGGGGCAGGGCAGGCTTGCAGCTGCGCCGAAACCGCTTGCAGCTGATGCAAAATATGCTGACTGACCTCTTTTAGCAGTGTGCGTGATTCGGCGTTATCCGGCAGTTTATGGCGGTGCGCCCCCAGCGCGGAGATATAGCCCAGCATGGCATGATTCAGGCACAGCAAGCGAAAACCTTCTTCGAGGATACGCCGTGAGCGTAGCGGCTCTGAACTCATGTTGGAGATCACCGATGCCAGCTCGGCATCGGCATTGTGCGCTGCGCGCCGAGCGATGCGATAGCTCAGGCTGTCATCCTTACCTTGCTGATACTGGGCAATCACTTCATTCAGATAGCTGGTATTGCTGTCGATGGCACGCTGGATCACCAGCGGCAAACGGCGATAGCGCCAATCCGGCCACACAAAGGTCACGGCCAGCCATGCGATCCCGCAGCCAATCAGGGTGTCGGTAACCCGTGGAATGGCGATATCAAAACCGGCTCCCATCAAGTTAAAGCAGAACAGCACCAGCATGGTAATGAAGGCGGTGGCGTAGCCGTATTGCACGGTACGAAAGGCAAAAAACAGCACGCCAAGAACGACAATCAGCACCAGCTGACCTTCTTGTGATGGGATCAGATACAGCAGCGGTAAGCCGGCGATAATCCCCGCCAAGGTGCCGAGTACCCGCTGACGTAAGCGCAGACGGGTGGCACTGTAGTTAGGCTGGCAGACAAACAAACTGGTCAGCAAAATCCAGTACCCGCGCTCCATATTAAACGCCATGATGCAGGCATAACCGGCGCACAGTACCAGCGACATCCGCACCGCATGGCGAAACAGTGCCGAGCCGGGCGTCAGCTGATTGCGAATCCGCGTCCAGATATCGCGAATGCCGTGCAATCCATCGTCAGCCAGCGTGTTGTCTTGTGGCAAGCCAATGATCTGCTCAGACTCAATATGCGATAGCTGCCAGTCAATCGCTTGTAAATTACGTAGCACAAAATTGAGCGAGGCCAGCAGACGCTTATCTTCCGCTTGCTGTGGCTGATGTCGCTCCAGCGAGGCATTGAGCAGATTAAAGGCGCGCTCAAATCGAAAATCGTGGTTGTAGTCATCGCCACTGATAATTGACTTGGCTAACTGACGGCAGGCTTTGGCCTGCAACAGCAGCAGGCGCTGGAAGCGAAATAGCACATCGGAGTGGCGAAAGCGCTTGGCCAGTGCGTGATACTGGTTATGCGCCGAGCTGGCGCGTTCGTGAATGTCTTGCGCCACAAAATAGTAGCGCAGCAAACGGCGAGTACTGCGTTGGCCACGGTCGCCTTTCAGACGCGATAACAGGGAAAGCTTGGTCTGGTTCAGGCTACTGACCAGAGCGCCATTACTGAGAGCAACCTGAATTTGCAGCTCATCATAGCGGTCAGCTTCATCGGGGTCGAAAAAGGCGCTCTTGGCATCCAGATAGCGCGCCAGCAGTTCATAGCAGTTGGCCAGATTTTCCTGCACCGGTCGCACAGGGCGCAGCGCATGGCTGAGCAGCGCAATCAGGCTGTACCACACGGCACCGGCTAGCAGCAGCAAGGGTTGCTGATACCAAGTATCGTACAGCGTTACTCCCAGCATGGTGTAAATCGCAATCAGCAGCGCACCAAAAGAGATGGTGGCGTAGCGCTGACCAATTGCACCCAGCATGGTAAAGCAGAACGAAGAGATCAAAAGACCAATGGCGAACAGCCACGGGTAGGGGAATAAGATCTCAATGGAGACCGACGCGATAAAAAAGCACAGTAGCGTGATAAAAATATTGCGCAAGCGACCACTGAGGCGATCATCAAGATCGGTCAACGCGGCGGCGACTACCCCCAGCGTGACCGGAATGGTGGACAGCACCTCACCGGTCAGCCAAGGAAAGAGCGCCGCCCCTGCCAAGGCGATGAAAATCATCAGGCAGTATTGGAAGCGGCTATTATTTAACGAATGACGAAGTCGGGAAAACGAACCCATAGATGGTACTAAACGTCCTGTTAGCGGCGATAGCGGTCAATCGTGATCTGCGCTTTTTCATTGCGAATTTGACGCGCTAATTCACTAGGCACGACGCGGCGACCGACTGGCCATAATGCCACAACGGCCAATTTGAAATGGGCGATCCCAACCGGAATACCGATCAGAGTCAGGCACTGGCCGATTCCCACGGCAATGTGCACTAGACACAACCACCAACCGGCAATCACAAACCAGATGACGTTGAGCAGAAAACCACCGGCAGCGAGCAAAGAGTTGCTGCGGTTTTCCAGATCGTCGACTTTCACGACATCGTTACCGTATGGCACTAACGACATCTTGGTGATTTCCCAACATGCGCGGGTGAGTGGTAAGGTAACGATACACACAATGCTGAGCAGGGTAGCTAAAAACCAGCTGATTGTGGTGATGAAGCCACCCATTACAAAGTTAAAAATATTCAGTGCAGTTGCCACGGGATGACTCCTGTAAAAAGCAATTATTGTGCTGATTTTAGCGTGTTTTTCGCAATAACGGCAGCAGCTTGTTACGCCAAGCGGCATTATGCCATACCCTGTATGCAGGATAAGCGCTTTCTGTTCTACCTTGTTGGTTAGCAAGCCGTGTACAGCTCAGTTCGAGCGACACTTGGCTGCTGAATGAACCGCAATATAACCGCAACACAATGATGCCAAGGATGACGTAGCCGCAATGAAACTGACTGCCACCCGCCTCGGACGCCGACTTTCGCAGCACCCTTTTCACACCGTTGAAGTGGTGAATGACGCCCTGTGCTTTAGCCGCGGTATGCTCACCGATGAGCGCCGTCATCAACTTCGCAATGAATCGCATCGCGATGCTCAATCTCGCAGTGAACAGTTAATCGTCCCGTTTCGGCAGCTGCTCGCTATAGAAATACGCCGTGGCATTGTGTGGGGCGAGTTGCAAGTAGCGTTGGCAGAGGGCGAAACGATCACCTTGCATGGCACCGATTGGAATGCCACCCGCGCATTTTGTGCCGAGTTGGAAAGCCGCTGGCAGCAGTGGACACAAGAGATGCTACCACTGGTGTTGCAAGCGCTGGCGCAAGCTGGGGGGCCACTGATCAGCCGCCTCAAAGCGTTGCGCTGGTTGGCCAACGATGAACTGCAACAGCTGCAGCAGACGATTTTGCAAGCATGGCAAGCATTACCGATAGCCCCACAGCGCGTAGCCTGTTTGGAGGCATGTGCGGAGCCCTTTAGCTTCTGCCAACGTTGGTTGGATGAAGGCGAAGAGCTGACGCGACGTTACAACCAGCAGTTTATCCAACGTCTGCGTCAGCAAGAGTTTGATTTGTTTGGTGGTTGCTTGCCGCCAGCCGCGCAGCCGACGGAATCGCAATTAGAGGCTTTGCTCCTTAACGAACCTCGGGTTCTGGTGCAGGGCATTGCCGGCAGCGGAAAAACCCATATTGCCGCTGCGCGCGCCGCATGGCTGATGCAACAAGAGGGCGCGCAAGCGTCGCAGATTTTGCTGTTAGCCGGCGCTCCCGCTAGCCGCGAGCAAATGTTGCAGGTGCTGCGCGCTACACTGGGCCAAGACGCGGAGTTACCCGCGATATGGCTGATGCATGAATTGGGCGCGCATATTGTGGCGCAGGCCGATAGCCGTAAGCTAAGCGAGCTCAATGCGTTAGAAACAGATCACACAGCGCGCTGCGCATTCTGGATTGCGCAGTGGCAAAACCAGTGCAGTGAGAAGGCCGCGCAAGCCAAAGGTTGGGCGCAGTGGTTAGGCGAAGAGTTGGGCTGGCCATTAGCGGAGGAGGTATTCTGGCAAGATCCTGTGCTATGCGCGCGATTAAGCGTTCGTCTCGATCGTTGGTTGATGTTGCTGCGTCGGCAGGCGGGCAGTCAGAAAAGTTGGCTTGAGTCGCAGGTGGATGAAGAGATGCAGCCAGCACTGCAGAAAAAACTGCGGCTACTGAATCCGCTGTTAAAAGCGTGGCGCACTCACCTCAAAGAGGCGCGTACCCAAGATAGTCTGACGCTAGAGCAGCAAGCGCAAGACTTGCTGGCGGCAGGCCGCTATGTCAGTTTGTTTACCCACATTATTTGCGACGATGCGCAGCTCTTGTCACCGCGGCAACTGGACTTGCTGCAACCGTTGGTCACGCATCGACAGACTCGTTTCTACGCCCTTGGCGATGATTGGCAGCGCATCACCCGTTATGTTGGCGATGGCACTTCGCTGCGCCGCGATGTTGCTGCCCGTTTTGGTGAGCCGTATTGCATCACGCTTGATACCGATTTTCGCCAGCCTGCTGCGGCAGTGGCGGTGAATCAGCGTTTAGCGCAGCAGCACCCAGATTATCGGGATATCGAGTGGCATGGTGCCAACAGTGATACACCTAATAATGCGAGCAAACACCCAGTGCGCATTTTACCGGAAGGTGAATTAGAGCCACTGTTGGATTTACTCTCCGGCGTGTTGCAGCCAACGCAATCCGTGGTCATTAGCGGCCGCTCAGCTATACAGCGACCGGCTTGTGTGGACTACGCGGCGCGGCGCTGGCCACGCCTGTCTTTACGCTATATCCCGCTGAATGAGTTGATAGGCATCGAGTGCGAGCACCTCATTTTGACGGGTTTGCAGGGCGGCAGTGAGGGCTTTCCGGCACCCGTGCGGGAAACGCTGGTCGAGCAGGCACTGTTACCGCTCGCCGCATATTTTCCTGATGCCGAAGAGCGACGCTTATTGTATTTGGCGCTAACTCGGGCGCGGGCGAAAACCTGGCTGTTAGCCGCCGATTCCACTGATTACTCGGCGGAGCATAGCGTTGAACCTTCGCGGTTTTTGGCGCGCTTGCGCGAAGCTGACGTCCCGTTTTATCGGCGAGCACAATAATTACGATGCTCGATGAGGCCAATCATTGGCCATTGAGTATTAGGTATTGGCCATGGCTGGTATCGAGTATTGAATAGCCACGGTAGCCATACAGGGTCACAAATTGGTGCTATGGTGGGGCAGTACGGTCAATTTCTACGCCGCTAACTATGCTGACGCCACGCCAGTGCAATAACAGGAGAGTGCTATGTTAACCCTTTGCTCGCTCGACCATTTGGTTCTCACCGTGCAAGACATCGAGCGTACGGTCGATTTTTATCAGGATATTCTGGGCATGCATGCCGAGACGTTTGGCAAAGAGCAGCGCACGGCTTTGCACTTTGGTGAGC harbors:
- a CDS encoding diguanylate cyclase domain-containing protein, whose product is MEYAPIRYIPRILLVDDSRATLMLLSTILKPYGEILVSMDGLTALHVARERQPDLIVLDIEMPGLCGFDTCKMLKQDPLTRDITVIFITKYHNPQEEIEALRSGAVDFITKPFNATVVKTRVGIQLSLKKQADLLRQQVNLDGLTEVYNRRALNVDLDNEIRRHARTSQPLGLALLDVDHFKLYNDFYGHLEGDSCLKRLARVLQSTTRRASERVYRYGGEEFAIILPNTNEGEIRQYGEFLCQKIRQQQWAHNMSPDTGNIVTVSIGVVSITPSNETGDELLDRVDQALYHAKKSGRNQIKYWLDT
- a CDS encoding YccF family protein, with translation MGGFITTISWFLATLLSIVCIVTLPLTRACWEITKMSLVPYGNDVVKVDDLENRSNSLLAAGGFLLNVIWFVIAGWWLCLVHIAVGIGQCLTLIGIPVGIAHFKLAVVALWPVGRRVVPSELARQIRNEKAQITIDRYRR
- the yccS gene encoding YccS family putative transporter, producing MGSFSRLRHSLNNSRFQYCLMIFIALAGAALFPWLTGEVLSTIPVTLGVVAAALTDLDDRLSGRLRNIFITLLCFFIASVSIEILFPYPWLFAIGLLISSFCFTMLGAIGQRYATISFGALLIAIYTMLGVTLYDTWYQQPLLLLAGAVWYSLIALLSHALRPVRPVQENLANCYELLARYLDAKSAFFDPDEADRYDELQIQVALSNGALVSSLNQTKLSLLSRLKGDRGQRSTRRLLRYYFVAQDIHERASSAHNQYHALAKRFRHSDVLFRFQRLLLLQAKACRQLAKSIISGDDYNHDFRFERAFNLLNASLERHQPQQAEDKRLLASLNFVLRNLQAIDWQLSHIESEQIIGLPQDNTLADDGLHGIRDIWTRIRNQLTPGSALFRHAVRMSLVLCAGYACIMAFNMERGYWILLTSLFVCQPNYSATRLRLRQRVLGTLAGIIAGLPLLYLIPSQEGQLVLIVVLGVLFFAFRTVQYGYATAFITMLVLFCFNLMGAGFDIAIPRVTDTLIGCGIAWLAVTFVWPDWRYRRLPLVIQRAIDSNTSYLNEVIAQYQQGKDDSLSYRIARRAAHNADAELASVISNMSSEPLRSRRILEEGFRLLCLNHAMLGYISALGAHRHKLPDNAESRTLLKEVSQHILHQLQAVSAQLQACPAPEHNNTQQFAQSLLEQDLQDSDSRFVLQQLGLINRMLNELSSLTQKIVCRYAEGSAS
- the helD gene encoding DNA helicase IV, which translates into the protein MKLTATRLGRRLSQHPFHTVEVVNDALCFSRGMLTDERRHQLRNESHRDAQSRSEQLIVPFRQLLAIEIRRGIVWGELQVALAEGETITLHGTDWNATRAFCAELESRWQQWTQEMLPLVLQALAQAGGPLISRLKALRWLANDELQQLQQTILQAWQALPIAPQRVACLEACAEPFSFCQRWLDEGEELTRRYNQQFIQRLRQQEFDLFGGCLPPAAQPTESQLEALLLNEPRVLVQGIAGSGKTHIAAARAAWLMQQEGAQASQILLLAGAPASREQMLQVLRATLGQDAELPAIWLMHELGAHIVAQADSRKLSELNALETDHTARCAFWIAQWQNQCSEKAAQAKGWAQWLGEELGWPLAEEVFWQDPVLCARLSVRLDRWLMLLRRQAGSQKSWLESQVDEEMQPALQKKLRLLNPLLKAWRTHLKEARTQDSLTLEQQAQDLLAAGRYVSLFTHIICDDAQLLSPRQLDLLQPLVTHRQTRFYALGDDWQRITRYVGDGTSLRRDVAARFGEPYCITLDTDFRQPAAAVAVNQRLAQQHPDYRDIEWHGANSDTPNNASKHPVRILPEGELEPLLDLLSGVLQPTQSVVISGRSAIQRPACVDYAARRWPRLSLRYIPLNELIGIECEHLILTGLQGGSEGFPAPVRETLVEQALLPLAAYFPDAEERRLLYLALTRARAKTWLLAADSTDYSAEHSVEPSRFLARLREADVPFYRRAQ